A portion of the Adhaeribacter radiodurans genome contains these proteins:
- a CDS encoding TonB-dependent receptor, whose amino-acid sequence MNYKILRLSDMGSKVTKLILALFLGLGQLGWAQETPWRLELRGQVMGLQNKPVSGANIQVTKEPAGTLVKVEVSDFEGRFVVQNLAVGTYKVVITHFDFAVYQSAVIPLEKNVDLGVINLSERATTLKEVDVVGKKPFIEQQFDKTVLNVENSITAAGNTVLEVLEKAPGVNVDQNDNISMRGRPGVIVMIDGKRVPMSGTELANMLRGLSANSVEKIDLITNPSAKYEAAGNAGIIDIRLKKDKRMGTNGTLTSSFGHGKYEKSNQGVQVNHRGKKINLFASYNYVHRSELSKLDIYREFFEGLTYIGAYDQKNNFGFILNNHSARVGMDYYVSPKTIVGVVVNGFANDINRTTDNKAGVLDEQHQPASSFLTKAITGTNRYNGSANLNLKHTLDSLGREISADFDYISYKTTDIQDYTTNYFNLQNEPTRSPYLLYGDLDGDLIIQSAKVDYTQPLKGIKGKLEAGLKSSSVKADNNLQFLDRSNNGNVLDPSKSNHFIYKENINAAYLNASKKWSKASLQLGLRVENTIADGKQLSDGQEFNRNYTQLFPSAFVGYTVNKMHDLGLSLSRRIDRPTYNQLNPFKYFLDPSTYSTGNPFLKPQLTYSVEFTHTIKQKITTKYSYSRTTDNIISVLSPDPELDKVVIQTDRNLAKYNYYGINLSVPASIGNWFNSVTNASFYYGLYQGNLANTNLRNGRPTFNINSNNTFVLNKDWTAEVTGEYQAREIYGFLDIKPIWFVTGGIQKQLWQKKANVKLNVTDAFYTNKVRAITALTGYTERFFQRRDSRVATISFTYQFGQSQAAPARRRSGGAEDEKRRAG is encoded by the coding sequence TTGAATTATAAAATTTTAAGATTGAGTGATATGGGCAGCAAGGTTACTAAGCTGATTCTGGCTTTATTTTTAGGTCTGGGGCAATTAGGATGGGCGCAGGAAACGCCTTGGCGGTTAGAATTAAGGGGCCAGGTGATGGGGCTGCAAAACAAACCGGTGAGCGGCGCCAACATTCAGGTAACCAAGGAGCCGGCTGGCACCTTGGTAAAAGTAGAAGTTTCGGATTTTGAAGGTCGCTTTGTGGTTCAAAATTTAGCTGTTGGCACGTACAAAGTAGTAATAACCCATTTTGATTTTGCGGTATACCAATCAGCGGTTATACCATTAGAGAAAAATGTTGATTTAGGGGTAATAAACCTTTCCGAGAGAGCAACCACTTTAAAGGAAGTAGATGTAGTAGGCAAGAAACCCTTTATTGAGCAACAGTTTGATAAAACTGTTTTAAACGTAGAAAACAGCATTACGGCTGCCGGCAACACGGTTTTGGAAGTACTCGAAAAAGCCCCCGGCGTAAACGTAGACCAGAACGATAACATTAGTATGCGCGGCCGTCCGGGTGTAATCGTGATGATTGATGGGAAACGGGTACCCATGTCGGGCACCGAACTGGCTAATATGCTGCGGGGCTTATCAGCGAATTCAGTAGAAAAAATTGATTTAATTACTAATCCATCGGCCAAATACGAGGCTGCTGGTAATGCGGGCATTATAGATATCCGGTTAAAGAAAGACAAACGCATGGGCACCAACGGTACCCTTACTTCGTCGTTCGGGCACGGCAAGTACGAAAAATCCAACCAAGGCGTGCAGGTAAACCACCGGGGTAAGAAAATAAACTTATTTGCCAGTTACAATTACGTGCACCGAAGCGAACTATCTAAGTTAGATATTTACCGGGAGTTTTTCGAAGGTCTAACCTATATTGGTGCCTACGACCAGAAAAACAACTTCGGCTTTATCTTAAATAACCATTCTGCCCGGGTGGGTATGGATTATTACGTATCCCCCAAGACCATTGTGGGGGTGGTAGTAAACGGGTTTGCGAACGATATTAACCGCACCACCGACAATAAGGCCGGAGTGCTGGATGAACAGCATCAGCCTGCCTCGTCGTTCCTGACGAAGGCTATTACCGGCACTAACCGGTATAATGGTTCGGCTAACCTTAACTTGAAACATACCCTCGACAGCTTGGGCCGGGAAATTTCCGCCGACTTTGATTATATTTCTTATAAAACCACCGATATCCAGGATTATACTACTAACTATTTTAACCTGCAAAACGAACCTACCCGTTCGCCTTATTTATTGTACGGCGATTTAGACGGAGATTTAATTATTCAATCGGCGAAAGTAGATTATACTCAACCGCTAAAAGGTATCAAAGGGAAACTAGAAGCCGGCCTGAAAAGCAGTTCGGTAAAAGCCGATAACAATTTACAGTTCCTCGACCGCAGTAACAACGGCAACGTGCTGGACCCAAGCAAAAGCAACCATTTTATTTATAAAGAAAACATTAACGCGGCTTACCTTAATGCCTCTAAAAAATGGAGCAAAGCCAGTTTACAGCTAGGCTTGCGGGTCGAAAATACCATTGCAGATGGCAAGCAACTTTCCGATGGGCAAGAGTTTAACCGGAATTATACCCAATTATTTCCGAGTGCCTTTGTGGGCTATACCGTTAACAAAATGCACGACCTGGGCTTGTCGCTGAGCCGCCGCATAGACCGGCCTACTTATAACCAGCTAAACCCATTCAAGTATTTCCTGGACCCCAGTACGTACTCTACCGGTAATCCTTTCCTAAAGCCGCAATTAACGTATTCGGTGGAGTTTACGCATACTATCAAGCAAAAAATTACAACCAAATACTCCTACAGCCGCACCACCGATAACATTATTTCGGTTCTCTCACCCGATCCGGAACTAGACAAAGTGGTAATACAAACCGATCGCAACCTGGCTAAGTATAATTATTACGGTATAAACCTGTCCGTGCCGGCTTCCATTGGCAATTGGTTTAATAGCGTAACTAATGCATCGTTTTATTATGGTTTGTACCAGGGTAATTTAGCAAATACCAATCTACGGAACGGTCGGCCTACGTTTAATATTAACTCCAATAACACTTTTGTGCTAAACAAAGACTGGACTGCCGAGGTAACCGGGGAATATCAAGCTCGGGAAATCTACGGATTCCTGGATATTAAACCTATCTGGTTTGTTACCGGGGGCATTCAAAAGCAACTCTGGCAGAAAAAGGCGAATGTGAAATTAAACGTAACCGATGCTTTTTACACGAACAAAGTCCGGGCAATTACTGCGCTTACCGGTTACACCGAACGCTTTTTTCAACGGCGCGATTCGCGGGTAGCCACCATTAGCTTTACGTACCAGTTTGGTCAAAGCCAGGCGGCTCCCGCACGGCGGCGCTCCGGGGGTGCCGAAGATGAAAAAAGGCGTGCAGGTTAA
- a CDS encoding SGNH/GDSL hydrolase family protein yields MRTIVFDGDSMTAPNPADGGTEWPLLLKEQLWSGYSGWQNYAKNGQTVDQMLQDQNGQIIARYKFSNTMLMVWAGINDLHLGVNADSLIERITIYHQKSDRYSIRTFAFTLTASQIPKYAPVHQQIETERLKFNSWLRANYKLIGADALVDLAADKRIGEFDSVLNQQYFQADRLHMNQGGRKVVAELVKAQL; encoded by the coding sequence ATGCGCACTATTGTTTTTGACGGAGATAGTATGACTGCGCCCAACCCTGCGGATGGTGGTACCGAATGGCCGTTGCTGTTAAAAGAGCAATTATGGTCGGGCTATTCGGGCTGGCAGAACTATGCGAAAAACGGCCAAACCGTAGACCAAATGTTGCAAGATCAAAACGGTCAGATTATCGCCAGGTATAAATTCAGCAATACCATGCTTATGGTTTGGGCAGGCATAAACGACTTGCATTTAGGGGTAAATGCCGATTCATTAATTGAAAGAATAACTATTTACCACCAAAAATCTGATCGGTACTCTATCCGTACATTTGCCTTTACTCTTACCGCTAGTCAGATTCCAAAATACGCCCCGGTACACCAACAGATAGAAACGGAAAGACTTAAATTTAATAGCTGGTTACGAGCTAATTATAAGTTGATTGGAGCAGATGCTTTAGTAGATTTAGCGGCTGATAAGCGAATAGGAGAATTTGATTCCGTTTTAAATCAGCAATACTTTCAGGCAGATAGATTACACATGAACCAGGGAGGGCGTAAGGTAGTAGCCGAGCTAGTAAAAGCACAACTTTAA
- a CDS encoding peptidylprolyl isomerase, whose amino-acid sequence MKYYYFLLLYLFCMGCQKPGRQSSSLLTNKFNDTTLQTIYTAQDERQTSVLLPYLTHADASYRQEAAQAFASVQDSQAITSLTPLLTDPESTVRRAAAYALGQTGKASVEEILQAAIEKETVAAVNAELLEALGKCATQKGLETLVKYDFPDPIVQAGQAWGIYRAHSRPLQFKTALPKIISLLSSPSPETRLAASHFLARTTKLDITPHTEAVLTAVQIDPSPEVRMAAALALSKSKATHLPEEVAGIMETEPDYRVRLNSLRALTNQVWILVKPIVWRALTDKNINVALTAADLIAGKSTPEEAPELLQKAEQTLRWRVRASLLATAMKQHPDKKQVLSSIQERYQQTNNFYEKAALLSAAAKDIAGASFVEQETFAAQIPVVRTYGIEALTQLRSEKNFPSNQKKHFANLFQRTISSGDIAAVGITAGILRQPELNFKADFTNTSFLKTALDKLVLPRDNEAYQEVAKTVAYFEGKPEPAAPKNPFSHPIDWNLVKSIPANQKVAIQTNRGEVILQLFVEQAPGTVANFVLLARNGFFNDKNFHRVVPNFVIQGGDPRGDGWGGRDYAIRSEFANLRYREGFVGMASAGKDTESCQWFITHSPTPHLDGRYTIFAKVVKGLEVLPLLEVGDKIIEVRMQ is encoded by the coding sequence ATGAAATATTATTACTTTCTGCTGCTTTATTTATTTTGTATGGGCTGCCAAAAACCTGGGCGGCAAAGTTCTTCTCTTTTAACTAATAAATTTAACGATACTACTTTACAAACTATTTACACGGCCCAGGACGAACGGCAAACTTCTGTTTTACTGCCTTACTTAACCCACGCAGATGCCAGTTACCGGCAAGAAGCCGCCCAGGCATTTGCTTCCGTGCAAGACTCGCAGGCAATTACTTCCCTTACTCCGTTACTTACCGATCCGGAATCGACGGTACGGCGGGCAGCGGCTTACGCTTTAGGGCAGACCGGAAAAGCTTCGGTAGAGGAAATTCTGCAAGCTGCTATTGAAAAAGAAACTGTGGCGGCAGTAAACGCGGAGTTATTAGAAGCACTAGGTAAATGTGCCACCCAAAAAGGTTTGGAGACTTTAGTAAAATATGATTTTCCGGACCCTATAGTGCAAGCAGGCCAGGCCTGGGGTATTTACCGGGCCCACTCTCGTCCATTACAATTCAAAACTGCCCTACCTAAAATAATTAGCTTATTAAGTTCTCCCAGCCCAGAAACCAGGTTAGCAGCCAGTCATTTTTTAGCCCGGACGACAAAGCTAGATATAACGCCGCATACCGAAGCCGTTTTAACAGCTGTTCAAATTGATCCGAGCCCGGAAGTACGCATGGCCGCCGCGCTGGCATTAAGTAAATCTAAAGCAACCCATTTACCCGAAGAGGTAGCGGGAATAATGGAAACCGAGCCCGATTACCGGGTGCGATTAAATTCGCTTCGGGCTTTAACCAACCAGGTTTGGATTTTGGTAAAACCAATAGTATGGCGCGCCTTAACCGACAAAAATATAAATGTTGCCCTTACCGCCGCCGACCTAATTGCCGGCAAATCTACTCCCGAAGAAGCGCCCGAGTTATTACAAAAAGCCGAACAAACTTTACGCTGGCGGGTACGAGCTAGTTTATTGGCAACCGCTATGAAGCAACATCCGGATAAAAAACAGGTTTTAAGCAGCATCCAGGAACGTTACCAACAAACCAACAATTTTTACGAAAAAGCTGCTTTACTAAGTGCAGCCGCAAAAGATATAGCAGGCGCCAGTTTTGTGGAGCAGGAAACATTTGCCGCTCAGATACCGGTTGTACGCACTTACGGCATAGAAGCCTTAACTCAACTTCGCAGCGAGAAAAATTTTCCATCGAATCAAAAAAAGCACTTTGCCAACTTATTTCAACGGACCATTTCTTCCGGCGATATAGCCGCCGTAGGAATTACAGCTGGCATTCTGCGACAACCCGAATTAAATTTTAAAGCGGATTTTACGAATACAAGCTTCTTAAAAACGGCCTTAGATAAATTAGTCTTACCCCGCGATAACGAAGCGTACCAGGAAGTTGCGAAAACCGTAGCTTATTTTGAAGGGAAACCAGAACCTGCTGCCCCTAAAAACCCTTTTTCGCACCCCATAGATTGGAATTTAGTAAAAAGTATTCCGGCAAACCAGAAAGTGGCCATTCAAACAAACCGGGGAGAAGTAATACTGCAGTTATTTGTGGAACAAGCCCCGGGTACCGTTGCTAATTTCGTGCTGCTAGCGCGCAACGGCTTTTTTAACGACAAAAACTTTCACCGGGTAGTCCCCAACTTTGTCATACAAGGTGGTGACCCGCGCGGCGATGGTTGGGGCGGTAGGGATTATGCTATTCGCTCGGAGTTTGCCAATCTACGTTACCGCGAAGGCTTTGTGGGGATGGCCTCGGCGGGTAAAGACACCGAAAGTTGCCAATGGTTTATTACCCACTCTCCTACCCCCCACCTTGATGGCCGCTATACCATTTTCGCTAAGGTAGTAAAAGGATTAGAAGTATTGCCCTTGTTAGAAGTGGGAGATAAAATTATAGAAGTTAGAATGCAGTAA
- a CDS encoding low temperature requirement protein A — translation MDDSPKTDTPQQQERHATWLELFYDLIFVIAIGQLTTHLSKDLTLVSLWQFVLLFIPIWWAWTGHTMYANRFELDDQRHRILTLLQVLGSLFIAVFIQEALLKESYLFACAYLFIRLVLLIMYLRVFYHEPDSRSIVTPLLIGFSIGAIIWIISIFTPPPGRFYLWGFSWLLEFIIPWMNHKRLREKPIQNTHLPERFGLFVIIVLGESILRITRALTNLELWQFFTGANAICSFILIVLVWWIYFDYIEEFVTGKIQGTGLLYTYLHFFIYIGIVILGVGLEYSILSHISTLANLANLLMIIGITLFILPLGIIQGINFKQVPTRHYIISSMVLVVIMVLFYILEIYLKTFYFLPVLTLIVFAYLLFQRYQYSRLPDVS, via the coding sequence ATGGATGACTCGCCTAAAACTGATACGCCACAACAGCAGGAACGTCATGCTACCTGGCTCGAACTTTTTTACGATTTAATTTTTGTAATTGCTATTGGGCAACTTACTACTCATTTATCGAAAGATTTAACGTTGGTAAGCTTGTGGCAGTTCGTTTTGTTATTTATTCCAATCTGGTGGGCCTGGACCGGCCATACCATGTACGCTAATCGCTTTGAACTCGACGATCAAAGGCACCGGATACTTACCTTACTTCAAGTGTTAGGTTCCCTTTTTATCGCGGTCTTTATTCAGGAAGCTTTATTAAAAGAATCTTATCTATTTGCTTGCGCTTATTTATTTATTCGGTTGGTATTGCTGATAATGTACCTTCGGGTATTCTACCACGAGCCGGATAGTCGTAGCATTGTTACTCCTTTATTAATCGGATTTTCGATTGGGGCTATTATATGGATAATATCCATTTTTACACCTCCACCCGGGCGATTTTACTTATGGGGTTTTAGTTGGCTTTTAGAGTTTATTATTCCTTGGATGAACCACAAAAGACTACGGGAAAAGCCTATTCAGAATACCCATTTACCCGAACGCTTTGGTTTATTTGTAATAATTGTGTTAGGCGAAAGTATTTTACGAATTACCAGAGCCTTAACTAACCTGGAATTATGGCAGTTTTTTACCGGCGCTAATGCCATTTGCAGCTTTATTTTAATTGTTCTGGTCTGGTGGATTTACTTCGATTACATCGAAGAATTTGTTACCGGTAAAATACAAGGCACGGGGTTGCTTTATACTTACCTGCATTTTTTTATTTACATCGGGATTGTTATTCTGGGAGTAGGACTCGAGTACAGTATTCTCAGCCACATTAGTACGCTGGCGAACCTGGCTAACTTGTTAATGATAATTGGAATTACCTTGTTTATCTTACCACTCGGCATTATTCAGGGGATTAACTTTAAACAAGTACCTACCCGCCACTACATTATTAGTAGTATGGTATTAGTAGTAATTATGGTCTTGTTTTATATTCTGGAAATTTATCTTAAAACCTTTTATTTTTTACCTGTTCTTACCCTGATTGTTTTTGCTTATCTACTCTTTCAACGATATCAATACAGCCGGCTTCCTGACGTAAGTTAA
- a CDS encoding LysR family transcriptional regulator, producing the protein MDVKPDIDLKVLYYFTVVAEEKHFGLAAKRIGIEQPPLSLAMQKLERKMGGKLFDRSNRRIALTESGEALLPEALKLLNTTKHIVDKIRRINRGEAGVLNIGFTSSTIFCGVPELIQKHRQAYPHAEFSLRELSPAAQLAELKNGTLDVGFIREPTTTTGISCRPMQQEHFVAALSGRHPLAHKKQLKLKDLEKESFVLFPQFIAPKLYDKLQTIFKAAQLAPQIGQEANEWQTIVNLVEANLGISVCPSSFQKLQIGQIRYIPLTDVKIKTGVSVCINADYKSKLIDSFMALIEEEVAQSGK; encoded by the coding sequence ATGGATGTAAAGCCAGATATAGACTTGAAAGTGCTGTATTACTTTACCGTAGTAGCCGAAGAAAAGCACTTTGGCTTGGCAGCCAAGCGCATTGGCATTGAGCAGCCGCCGTTAAGCTTAGCCATGCAAAAATTGGAGAGGAAAATGGGTGGTAAGTTGTTCGACCGCAGTAACCGGCGTATTGCCCTCACCGAAAGCGGCGAAGCCTTACTGCCCGAAGCCTTAAAATTACTAAATACTACTAAACACATAGTTGATAAAATCAGACGAATTAACCGGGGCGAAGCAGGCGTTTTAAATATAGGCTTTACCTCTTCTACTATTTTTTGCGGCGTTCCGGAATTAATACAAAAACACCGGCAAGCCTACCCACACGCCGAGTTCTCGCTGCGCGAACTTTCCCCGGCGGCTCAACTGGCCGAATTAAAAAACGGAACCCTGGACGTAGGCTTTATCCGGGAACCGACAACAACAACGGGTATTTCTTGCCGGCCCATGCAGCAGGAACATTTTGTGGCGGCGCTATCTGGCAGGCATCCTTTGGCCCATAAGAAACAACTTAAGTTGAAGGATTTGGAAAAAGAGTCATTTGTGTTGTTTCCGCAATTCATCGCACCTAAATTGTATGATAAGCTCCAGACTATTTTTAAAGCGGCACAGCTTGCTCCGCAGATTGGCCAGGAAGCCAACGAATGGCAAACTATTGTGAACTTAGTGGAAGCCAACCTGGGTATTTCCGTCTGTCCTTCATCTTTCCAGAAACTGCAAATCGGGCAAATCCGATATATTCCGCTTACAGATGTAAAAATTAAAACCGGTGTGAGTGTGTGCATCAATGCGGATTACAAATCCAAATTAATTGATTCCTTTATGGCTCTGATAGAGGAAGAAGTTGCCCAAAGCGGCAAGTAG
- a CDS encoding MarR family winged helix-turn-helix transcriptional regulator, whose product MKIEEEIKQKTFKDVYQKIYINIGYTAGWLQVQQAAVFKKFGLTLPQFNILRILRGQYPKPATVNLLIDRMLDKTSNASRIVDKLEVKNLVTRHQCPNDRRTVDILITEKGLSLLQQIDEDQGTRIPGLENLTIAEAEELSRLLDKIRD is encoded by the coding sequence ATGAAGATAGAAGAAGAGATTAAGCAGAAAACTTTTAAAGATGTGTATCAAAAAATATACATAAATATTGGGTACACAGCTGGTTGGTTACAAGTGCAGCAAGCAGCTGTTTTTAAGAAGTTTGGACTTACGTTGCCACAGTTTAATATTTTACGCATTCTGCGGGGGCAATACCCAAAACCAGCAACGGTAAATTTGCTGATTGACCGAATGCTGGATAAAACATCTAATGCTTCCCGCATTGTAGATAAACTGGAGGTAAAGAATTTAGTAACGCGTCATCAATGCCCGAATGACCGCCGGACGGTAGATATTCTGATTACGGAAAAAGGGTTATCGTTATTGCAGCAAATTGACGAAGACCAAGGTACCCGGATTCCAGGTTTGGAAAACTTAACCATAGCTGAAGCCGAAGAGCTGAGTCGCTTGCTGGATAAAATCCGGGATTAG
- a CDS encoding YceI family protein — translation MKKTLLSVAVVASLFFANAASAQALASAAKTTKAVKAATVYKVETSQSNLEWNGKKVTGEHTGNIAISKGDILVNGNRIVSGTVLIDMNSITNKDLTDEGYKQKLLGHLKSDDFFSTEKHPTGTLKITSVTPLKGAAAGAANATVNGDLTIKGITKPVSFPATVSVKDGVATAVGTATLNRTNWDIKYNSKSFFPNIADKAIYDDFTVKFNLVAKSDRKA, via the coding sequence ATGAAAAAGACATTATTATCAGTTGCTGTTGTTGCTAGTTTATTTTTTGCCAATGCTGCTTCGGCTCAAGCCTTAGCTTCTGCTGCTAAAACTACCAAAGCCGTAAAAGCAGCTACCGTTTATAAAGTAGAAACTTCTCAAAGTAACCTGGAGTGGAATGGTAAAAAAGTTACCGGCGAACATACCGGCAACATTGCTATTTCTAAAGGCGATATATTAGTAAATGGCAATAGAATTGTGAGCGGTACTGTTTTAATCGACATGAATTCTATTACGAATAAAGACCTGACCGATGAAGGTTATAAGCAAAAATTATTAGGTCACTTAAAATCTGATGATTTCTTTTCTACGGAAAAACACCCAACCGGTACTTTAAAAATTACCAGCGTTACTCCTCTTAAAGGAGCTGCTGCCGGAGCGGCTAATGCTACCGTTAACGGTGATTTAACAATCAAAGGAATTACCAAGCCTGTTTCTTTTCCGGCTACTGTTAGCGTGAAAGATGGAGTGGCTACCGCTGTTGGTACGGCTACTTTAAATCGTACTAACTGGGATATTAAATATAACTCTAAGAGCTTTTTCCCGAATATCGCCGATAAAGCTATTTACGACGACTTTACCGTTAAATTTAATTTAGTTGCTAAAAGCGATCGTAAAGCTTAA